From one Candidatus Poribacteria bacterium genomic stretch:
- a CDS encoding slipin family protein: MPQIDPIYFAIVVAVVIMLGTSVRILKEYERAVIFRLGRLTGTRGPGLVFMIPFWIERMQRISLRVIVNDVTPQDVITKDNVSVSVNAVLTFRVTEPDRAVIEVEDFGFAIGQTAQTTLRSVLGRAELDDLLSEREKLNQDLEEIIKRHCEPWGVEVLAMEIKHVDLPVEMQRAMAKQAEAERERRAKVTHAEGEFESAEVLTNAAEILSRIPTAVQLRFLQALVEVSAEKNSTMVFPIPIDLLSPFIDKLKVDEK, from the coding sequence ATGCCACAAATTGATCCAATCTATTTTGCTATTGTTGTTGCTGTCGTCATTATGCTTGGCACGAGCGTCCGGATTCTCAAGGAATATGAGCGCGCTGTTATCTTCCGCCTCGGACGTCTAACGGGGACCCGTGGTCCAGGACTCGTGTTTATGATACCGTTCTGGATTGAACGAATGCAACGTATCAGCCTACGGGTGATCGTCAATGATGTTACCCCACAAGATGTTATTACGAAGGATAACGTTTCTGTGAGTGTCAACGCTGTGTTAACTTTCAGGGTGACTGAACCGGATAGGGCGGTCATTGAGGTCGAGGATTTCGGCTTCGCTATCGGTCAGACAGCACAGACGACGCTGCGAAGCGTACTTGGACGTGCAGAGTTGGATGATCTCCTCTCGGAACGTGAAAAGTTAAATCAAGACTTGGAAGAAATCATTAAAAGGCATTGCGAACCGTGGGGGGTTGAGGTGTTGGCGATGGAGATTAAACACGTCGATCTCCCTGTTGAGATGCAGCGGGCAATGGCGAAACAGGCAGAAGCCGAGCGGGAACGTCGCGCGAAAGTTACACACGCCGAGGGTGAATTTGAATCTGCCGAGGTCTTAACGAATGCCGCAGAAATCCTCAGTCGGATACCTACAGCCGTGCAGCTCCGATTCCTTCAAGCGTTGGTGGAGGTCAGTGCCGAGAAGAACTCGACGATGGTCTTCCCAATTCCGATAGACTTGCTGAGTCCGTTCATTGATAAGCTGAAGGTGGACGAGAAATAA
- a CDS encoding DUF4159 domain-containing protein, translated as MMRLMKWRYFFFLCCLLFYIAVGTPEAGEKLTIAQVHYGGGGDWYGDATTIKNWLHLLRTRTDIETAEDRVILKLTDHTLYQYPMLYLVGHGNIRLTESEVEILRDYLMNGGFLFANDDYGLDESFRREMRRVFPNQELQPIPNTHLIYRCFYELDGLPKIHEHDGEPAQGFGLFHDGRMVVYYVYSADIGDGLEDADVHPEDTPQVRELAAKMAVNIAVYVLTH; from the coding sequence ATGATGCGATTGATGAAGTGGAGATACTTCTTTTTTTTATGTTGTCTCCTATTTTACATAGCAGTTGGCACACCAGAAGCCGGTGAGAAGCTTACTATCGCCCAGGTCCACTACGGCGGTGGCGGCGATTGGTATGGCGACGCGACGACAATTAAGAATTGGCTTCACCTCCTTCGCACGCGAACGGATATTGAAACCGCCGAGGATAGAGTGATTCTTAAGTTGACAGATCACACGCTTTACCAATACCCGATGCTCTACCTTGTCGGACACGGAAATATCCGGTTAACTGAAAGTGAGGTTGAGATTTTGCGGGACTACCTCATGAACGGTGGGTTTCTATTTGCCAATGATGATTATGGGCTTGACGAAAGTTTTCGCCGTGAAATGCGACGGGTGTTTCCCAATCAGGAATTACAGCCGATACCGAACACGCATCTGATTTACCGATGCTTCTATGAACTCGATGGGTTGCCCAAGATTCATGAACACGACGGCGAACCCGCACAAGGGTTTGGACTTTTTCACGATGGAAGAATGGTTGTTTATTACGTTTACAGTGCTGACATCGGTGATGGGCTTGAGGATGCCGATGTACATCCAGAGGATACGCCGCAGGTTCGCGAACTCGCAGCGAAAATGGCAGTGAATATTGCTGTCTATGTCCTGACGCACTAA
- a CDS encoding type II toxin-antitoxin system PemK/MazF family toxin — translation MRESSIVLVPLLQADEELKYRPAIVLREMPLPYRDLFVCGVSTRLNQYVQGLDDIISPTDADFISSGLHSESLIRLSFLGVIPRRLVRGILGNISEERHERLLRSLIDYLVGSENL, via the coding sequence ATGCGGGAAAGTAGTATCGTTCTTGTTCCGTTATTACAAGCTGACGAAGAATTAAAGTATAGGCCCGCAATTGTTCTACGAGAAATGCCACTGCCTTATCGAGATCTCTTTGTTTGTGGTGTAAGCACGAGGTTGAACCAGTACGTTCAAGGGCTTGATGATATTATCTCACCAACTGATGCTGATTTTATATCAAGTGGATTACATTCAGAATCTCTAATTCGACTTAGTTTTTTAGGTGTAATCCCGCGTCGATTGGTGCGTGGAATACTTGGTAACATTTCTGAGGAGCGGCACGAACGCCTGTTGCGAAGTTTGATTGATTATTTAGTGGGCAGCGAAAATTTATAG
- a CDS encoding sigma-70 family RNA polymerase sigma factor — protein MIEEDVQLIHRILSGDDAAFTALVRKYQKSVHALAWRKIGDFHHAEEITQDTFLQVYNKLSTLKDPRQFAGWLYVMTSRRCSNWRRKHKSELQLLETAMEAIDKSTYTRYVSEQREAESAEHRQALVKKLLDKLPESERTVMTLYYLGEMTTREISRFLGVSVNTITSRLQRARRRLQENETLLIQETLGGVQLSADLVENITQKTVNMKSTPSPTTKPVIPWIAAGAAAILVLLMLGLSNKYLARFQRPYSFEAASEPTIEIIETLIVLDTDAKPALQNQFGRTLMTDETNSPGLQGSETAATPGASVDSADTVPWMPDPALRAAVREELALPAGAPLTQEIMLELHRLHASGKGITDLKGLEFAQNLVDLHLGDAGNYVTDLRPLAALTDLINLNVGGNQVSDVRPLTNLTHLTGLSLWNNQVTDISPLRSLTALTYLNLADNYVDDLRPLANLINLEKLDLFDNHVQNVAPLANLKSLKHLILTDNHIKDFSPLTGLMNLQALWIKMNPIQDLHPLSKLNLIDLKYDAVADPAVQTQPSEAWMPDPALRAVVRGEVGLLPDVPLTKEKMLRLVYLDAGGTGILDITGLEFATNLRELYLSENPITDLRPLANLTKLKVLHIGDVSPPMVNLDLHLLTNLINLETLSLRRNGILDIAPLSRLTKLRILSIEGNPIIDLSPLYRLNLRELDVSNSPLIDVRQLARLTALEYLCLENSGISDILPLAGLTKLRVLDIRHNAIEAVHPLSGLTALETLWVQGNPITDFTPLSKLKLTDFKYDVIEQTTQQTDPAEAWMPDAALRIAVRGEMGLLPDVPLTKEKMLRLQELKVSDKGIDNISGLEFATNLRELNLSRNPITDLRPLVNLINLEQLSLEDSKIADIRPLAELKRLRTLNIRDNAIRDITPLTGLVALRTLLTQGNPITDRTPLVGLNLTELD, from the coding sequence ATGATAGAAGAAGATGTTCAACTGATCCACAGGATTTTGTCGGGCGATGACGCAGCCTTCACGGCTTTAGTCCGAAAATATCAGAAAAGCGTGCACGCCCTGGCGTGGCGGAAGATCGGCGACTTTCACCATGCCGAAGAGATTACCCAAGACACCTTCCTCCAAGTCTACAATAAACTTTCAACCCTCAAGGACCCCCGTCAGTTTGCTGGATGGCTTTATGTCATGACAAGTCGACGCTGCAGCAATTGGCGGCGAAAGCATAAATCCGAACTCCAGTTGTTGGAGACAGCTATGGAAGCAATTGATAAATCCACATACACCCGTTATGTATCAGAGCAACGCGAAGCTGAATCTGCTGAACATCGTCAGGCCCTCGTCAAGAAACTCCTCGATAAACTCCCAGAGAGCGAACGGACTGTTATGACGCTCTATTATCTCGGTGAAATGACGACTCGCGAGATTAGCAGATTCCTTGGGGTCTCTGTGAATACGATTACCAGTCGTCTGCAGCGCGCACGCCGCCGTTTACAAGAAAATGAAACACTCTTGATACAAGAGACGCTCGGAGGGGTCCAACTTTCTGCTGACCTCGTAGAAAACATCACCCAGAAAACCGTCAATATGAAGTCAACCCCGTCTCCAACTACGAAACCCGTCATTCCATGGATCGCAGCCGGTGCAGCTGCGATTTTGGTGCTGCTGATGCTCGGACTCAGCAACAAATACCTTGCCCGGTTTCAGAGACCCTACAGTTTCGAGGCAGCATCGGAACCGACCATCGAAATTATTGAGACACTCATTGTCCTTGACACCGACGCCAAACCGGCACTTCAAAATCAATTCGGACGTACCCTCATGACCGATGAAACCAATAGTCCCGGATTACAAGGGTCCGAAACAGCCGCAACACCAGGGGCATCGGTGGACTCAGCGGATACCGTCCCTTGGATGCCCGATCCCGCCTTGCGTGCCGCTGTTCGGGAGGAATTGGCACTTCCGGCAGGCGCCCCTTTAACGCAGGAGATAATGCTGGAGCTCCATCGCCTACATGCGAGTGGAAAAGGTATTACGGATTTAAAGGGCTTGGAATTTGCCCAAAATTTAGTGGATTTACATTTAGGCGATGCGGGTAATTATGTCACTGACTTAAGACCGCTCGCTGCCCTCACTGACCTAATCAATCTCAATGTCGGTGGTAATCAAGTCTCAGACGTGAGACCCCTCACGAACTTGACCCATCTAACTGGACTCAGCCTCTGGAATAACCAAGTAACTGATATATCTCCACTGCGTTCCCTGACTGCCCTTACCTACCTGAATTTGGCTGACAATTATGTGGACGATCTCCGTCCGCTTGCAAATCTGATAAACTTAGAAAAATTAGACCTTTTTGACAACCACGTTCAAAACGTTGCGCCGCTCGCAAATTTGAAAAGCCTGAAGCATCTCATCCTGACAGACAATCATATTAAAGACTTCAGCCCACTCACAGGCTTGATGAATCTGCAAGCATTGTGGATCAAGATGAATCCGATACAAGACTTGCATCCCCTCTCCAAACTGAATCTCATAGATCTAAAATACGATGCCGTCGCGGATCCCGCAGTCCAAACACAACCTTCTGAGGCATGGATGCCAGATCCAGCGTTGCGCGCCGTCGTTCGCGGTGAGGTCGGACTCCTACCAGATGTTCCATTGACAAAAGAGAAGATGTTAAGATTGGTGTACCTTGATGCGGGAGGCACAGGTATCCTTGACATCACAGGTTTAGAATTTGCCACGAATCTCAGAGAACTGTACCTGAGTGAGAATCCAATAACAGACTTACGACCGCTCGCAAACTTAACGAAACTTAAAGTCTTACATATCGGAGATGTCTCCCCACCCATGGTAAACCTTGATCTCCATCTGTTGACGAATTTAATAAACTTAGAGACTCTCTCTCTACGAAGAAACGGCATTTTGGATATAGCACCGCTTTCGAGATTGACAAAACTGCGGATATTATCCATTGAAGGGAATCCGATAATAGACTTAAGTCCACTCTACAGATTGAATCTTAGAGAACTCGACGTGAGTAACAGTCCGCTCATAGACGTGCGTCAGTTAGCGCGTCTCACTGCCTTAGAGTATCTCTGTCTGGAAAACAGCGGGATTTCGGATATCCTTCCCCTCGCGGGGTTGACGAAACTGCGCGTCTTGGATATTAGACATAACGCCATCGAAGCCGTACATCCACTTTCGGGGTTAACTGCCTTAGAAACTTTGTGGGTACAGGGAAATCCGATAACAGACTTCACGCCGCTCTCCAAACTGAAGCTCACAGACTTCAAATACGATGTTATCGAACAGACGACCCAACAAACCGATCCCGCCGAAGCGTGGATGCCAGACGCTGCGTTGCGCATTGCAGTGCGCGGTGAGATGGGACTGCTACCAGACGTACCGCTTACGAAAGAAAAAATGCTACGATTACAGGAGTTAAAGGTCTCCGATAAAGGCATCGATAACATTAGTGGCTTAGAGTTTGCCACGAACCTCAGAGAACTTAACCTGAGTCGAAATCCGATAACAGACCTACGCCCACTGGTGAATCTCATTAACTTGGAGCAGCTCTCGCTGGAGGATAGTAAGATAGCAGATATCCGTCCGCTCGCTGAGTTGAAGAGACTGCGGACCTTGAATATTAGAGACAATGCTATTAGAGACATCACACCCCTTACAGGGTTAGTTGCATTGCGGACGCTGTTAACCCAAGGGAATCCGATAACTGATCGGACACCGCTCGTCGGATTGAATCTTACAGAGTTGGATTGA
- a CDS encoding WD40 repeat domain-containing protein has protein sequence MRLGKGSIKELQFSPDGTRLAVTTSIGIWLYDVQTGKEIDVFAAHTGSMRNMSFSPDGKMIVSTSDDPTVQLWDIETGTLLQSLKRHTNEVLSVSFSPDGKMIVSGSASWGGSVWLWDVETGTFLKSLEGHRYNHQGGWPYNLMSTRFSPDGKMIVGVASDKTIRLWDINTGTLLKSLKGHTGWILRVSFSPDGKTLISVDRDNTIRLWDVGTGTLLKAVTVKSRDVLGFNFHPGYGDRLLKTATDFSPDGKVLVSASEDHRGQLWNVETGTLLKSLRGHTRWVLRASFSPNGKILASGSMDGSVRLWDTQTGTLLKSLKGHTGRVEHVRFSPDNKMLVSTNDAPTVRLWDTETGTLLKSLTGHKDNVDGVSFSPDGKTLVSASRDGSVWLWDAETGKHLKTFEGHTGSVRSVSLSADSERLASGGTDGAVRLWDVGTGNLLKPFTGHTGTVESVSLSPDGKTIASGSVDGAVRLWDVGTGNRLKSIIAHTGEVKSISFSPDGKTIASGGTDGLVGLWDAETGNPLKPLTGHTDEVLCVSFSANGKILVSGGLDGTILLWNTSVFK, from the coding sequence ATGCGTCTTGGAAAAGGCAGTATAAAGGAACTCCAATTTTCACCAGATGGTACTCGGCTTGCCGTAACAACATCTATCGGTATTTGGCTCTATGATGTCCAGACGGGGAAAGAAATTGACGTATTTGCGGCGCACACCGGTAGTATGAGGAATATGAGTTTTTCACCCGACGGCAAGATGATCGTCAGTACGAGTGATGACCCTACAGTTCAGTTATGGGATATTGAGACGGGCACCCTCTTGCAATCCCTCAAAAGGCATACGAATGAGGTTTTGAGTGTGAGTTTTTCGCCCGATGGCAAGATGATTGTCAGCGGCAGTGCGAGTTGGGGCGGTTCGGTTTGGCTATGGGATGTTGAAACAGGCACTTTCTTGAAATCCCTCGAAGGGCATAGATATAATCACCAGGGCGGTTGGCCTTACAATCTTATGAGTACCCGCTTCTCTCCTGATGGCAAGATGATCGTCGGTGTGGCTTCGGATAAGACGATTCGGCTCTGGGATATCAACACCGGCACTCTATTGAAATCCCTCAAAGGGCATACAGGGTGGATTTTGCGTGTAAGTTTTTCACCCGATGGCAAGACACTCATCAGTGTGGATAGGGACAATACCATTCGGCTCTGGGATGTCGGCACTGGCACCCTCTTGAAGGCCGTTACGGTGAAGAGCCGTGATGTTCTGGGTTTCAATTTTCATCCTGGATACGGCGACCGACTCCTGAAGACGGCTACGGATTTTTCACCTGACGGCAAGGTGCTCGTCAGTGCGAGTGAGGACCATAGGGGTCAACTTTGGAATGTTGAGACGGGCACCCTCTTGAAATCCCTTAGAGGACATACACGGTGGGTTTTGCGTGCGAGTTTCTCCCCTAATGGCAAGATACTTGCCAGTGGGAGTATGGACGGTTCGGTTCGGTTATGGGATACTCAGACGGGCACCCTCTTGAAATCCCTTAAGGGACATACAGGGCGGGTTGAGCATGTGCGTTTTTCACCTGATAACAAAATGCTTGTCAGTACGAATGATGCCCCTACGGTTCGTTTATGGGACACCGAGACAGGTACGCTTTTGAAATCCCTCACTGGGCATAAAGATAATGTTGACGGTGTAAGTTTTTCACCTGACGGCAAGACACTCGTCAGTGCGAGTAGGGACGGTTCGGTTTGGTTATGGGATGCTGAAACGGGCAAACACTTAAAAACCTTCGAGGGACATACGGGTAGCGTTAGAAGTGTGAGTCTCTCCGCTGATAGCGAGAGGCTCGCCAGTGGGGGTACGGACGGTGCCGTGCGGTTATGGGATGTCGGGACGGGCAACCTCTTGAAACCCTTTACAGGACATACGGGTACTGTCGAGAGTGTGAGTCTTTCACCCGATGGCAAGACCATCGCCAGTGGCAGTGTGGACGGTGCTGTGCGGTTATGGGATGTTGGAACGGGCAACCGCTTGAAATCTATCATAGCGCACACGGGTGAGGTGAAAAGCATCAGTTTTTCACCCGATGGCAAGACCATCGCCAGTGGGGGTACGGACGGCTTGGTTGGGTTATGGGATGCCGAGACGGGCAACCCTTTGAAACCCCTCACAGGGCATACGGATGAGGTTTTGTGCGTGAGTTTCTCTGCGAATGGCAAGATACTTGTCAGTGGCGGGCTGGACGGAACGATTCTCCTATGGAACACGTCCGTGTTTAAATGA
- a CDS encoding WD40 repeat domain-containing protein — protein MLKKVVNLITILTILATTTCTSEDTWNWEDDINIDDIQKDSWILPQNPAVRGHRDSIREIRYSPDGNMLAVARGYGITLYSIEPRKELFVLSDHTNWVQSISFSSTGETLASASWDKTIRLWDTHTGTLKYTLAQPKDWTWSVSFSPTGETLASGSWGTIYLWNTNTGKLKKTFTNPDKWGEIKSISFSPDGNTLATSSEDKYLDLWNANTGKLKKTLPSTNEFGEINCISFSPDGPILVSASEKTIQLWNVNTGTLDKILIGHKGWVESISFSPDGNTFASASRDGDVRLWDTRTGTLKYTLTAYRENQHGKFPDSKWTVAFSPDGKTLASGSDFGTIYFWRHSGRF, from the coding sequence ATGCTGAAGAAGGTAGTAAATTTAATTACCATCCTTACCATCCTTGCCACCACTACCTGTACAAGCGAGGATACTTGGAATTGGGAAGATGATATCAATATAGATGATATCCAAAAAGACAGCTGGATTTTACCCCAAAATCCAGCTGTCAGGGGACATAGAGATTCAATAAGGGAAATTCGGTATTCCCCTGATGGAAATATGCTTGCTGTAGCAAGAGGCTATGGCATTACACTATACAGTATAGAGCCCAGAAAAGAGCTCTTTGTACTCTCTGATCACACAAATTGGGTTCAATCCATATCTTTCAGTTCAACTGGAGAAACACTCGCAAGTGCAAGCTGGGATAAGACAATCCGCCTTTGGGATACTCACACAGGTACTCTCAAATACACACTCGCCCAACCTAAAGATTGGACATGGAGCGTATCTTTCAGTCCAACTGGAGAAACACTAGCGAGCGGAAGCTGGGGCACCATCTACCTCTGGAATACCAATACAGGGAAGCTGAAAAAAACATTTACTAACCCAGATAAGTGGGGAGAGATAAAATCTATATCTTTCAGTCCAGATGGTAACACGCTTGCAACTTCAAGTGAAGACAAATACCTTGATCTCTGGAATGCTAACACAGGAAAACTCAAAAAAACATTACCATCTACTAACGAGTTCGGAGAAATAAATTGCATATCTTTCAGCCCAGATGGTCCCATACTTGTAAGTGCCAGTGAAAAAACAATCCAATTGTGGAATGTTAACACAGGAACACTCGACAAAATACTTATTGGACATAAGGGTTGGGTCGAATCCATATCTTTCAGTCCAGATGGTAACACCTTTGCCAGTGCCAGTAGAGATGGAGATGTCCGCCTTTGGGATACCCGCACAGGGACTCTCAAGTACACACTCACCGCATATCGTGAAAATCAGCATGGAAAGTTTCCGGACTCTAAATGGACCGTAGCCTTCAGTCCGGATGGAAAGACACTCGCGAGTGGAAGTGATTTTGGAACAATTTACTTCTGGAGACACAGCGGAAGGTTTTAA
- the groL gene encoding chaperonin GroEL (60 kDa chaperone family; promotes refolding of misfolded polypeptides especially under stressful conditions; forms two stacked rings of heptamers to form a barrel-shaped 14mer; ends can be capped by GroES; misfolded proteins enter the barrel where they are refolded when GroES binds): MPAKQIIFDEEARVALKRGADTLADAVKVTLGPRGRNVVIQKSFGAPLVTCDGVTVAKEIELPDPYENMGAQLLESIATKTNDVAGDGTTTATLLGQEILHEGLKNVTAGADPMQLKIGIDKAVVAAVDAITAQSRAVSTHEEILQVASIAANDPANDSNIGTIVAEAIGKVGEDGAITIEEGRTSETTVDIVEGMQFDRGFLSPNFVTDVQEQVVEFENPYILINTEKISSVATLVPIMEKAMQLGRPLFIIAEDVEGEALSALVVNKLRGTLQVAAVKAPGFGDRRKEMLEDIAILTGGQVISEETGIRLENIVVGMLGTARRVVVDKDNTTIVGGSGARKAVEGRVAQIRTQIEETTSEYDREKLEERLAKLAGGVAVVNVGAATEMEMKEKKARFEDALAATRAAVEEGIVPGGGTALLRASASLSELELDGDQNTGLDIVRRSLLSPVRAIAENAGLEGSIVLAKVQEGEGNYGFNAATDEYGDMLEAGIVDPTKVVRSALQNASSIAGLLLTTETLVTEIEEPPDAAAAADPHAGHFH; the protein is encoded by the coding sequence ATGCCAGCAAAGCAAATTATCTTCGATGAAGAAGCAAGGGTGGCGCTCAAGCGCGGGGCAGATACCCTCGCCGATGCCGTGAAGGTCACCCTTGGTCCTCGTGGTAGGAATGTCGTCATTCAAAAATCTTTCGGGGCACCGCTGGTAACCTGCGATGGTGTCACCGTCGCAAAAGAAATTGAACTCCCGGACCCGTACGAAAATATGGGTGCCCAACTGCTTGAGTCCATCGCAACGAAAACCAATGATGTCGCTGGAGATGGGACGACAACTGCTACGCTGTTGGGGCAGGAAATTCTTCATGAGGGGCTCAAGAACGTTACTGCCGGTGCCGACCCGATGCAACTGAAAATCGGTATAGACAAAGCGGTAGTCGCCGCAGTTGATGCAATCACCGCACAGAGCCGCGCCGTTAGCACGCATGAGGAAATTCTACAGGTCGCCTCAATCGCTGCAAACGACCCAGCAAACGATAGCAATATCGGAACGATCGTCGCTGAAGCGATTGGGAAGGTTGGAGAAGACGGAGCAATCACTATTGAGGAAGGTAGAACCTCAGAAACCACGGTTGATATTGTGGAGGGAATGCAGTTTGATCGCGGGTTCTTATCACCGAACTTTGTGACGGATGTCCAGGAACAGGTTGTCGAATTTGAGAACCCGTATATTCTCATCAACACCGAGAAAATTAGTTCAGTTGCAACCCTTGTGCCGATTATGGAAAAGGCGATGCAGCTCGGGAGACCGCTCTTCATTATTGCCGAGGATGTTGAAGGAGAAGCACTCTCTGCCTTGGTTGTCAATAAACTCCGTGGAACGCTTCAGGTTGCCGCTGTGAAAGCTCCGGGCTTTGGAGATCGGCGGAAAGAGATGTTGGAAGACATCGCAATCCTCACGGGAGGTCAGGTCATCTCGGAAGAGACCGGTATCCGGTTAGAGAACATCGTCGTCGGTATGCTCGGCACAGCACGCCGCGTCGTCGTTGACAAAGATAACACAACGATTGTTGGCGGTAGTGGCGCGAGAAAGGCAGTTGAGGGACGAGTTGCGCAGATCCGTACGCAAATAGAGGAGACGACTTCCGAATACGACCGCGAGAAGTTAGAGGAACGCCTCGCTAAACTTGCAGGGGGCGTTGCTGTTGTTAACGTCGGTGCTGCTACGGAAATGGAGATGAAAGAGAAGAAGGCTCGATTTGAAGATGCACTCGCTGCAACGCGCGCTGCCGTTGAGGAAGGCATCGTTCCGGGTGGCGGAACCGCACTCTTACGCGCATCAGCATCTCTCAGCGAACTGGAATTGGATGGCGACCAAAATACAGGACTCGATATTGTTCGGCGTAGTTTACTTTCGCCTGTGCGTGCGATCGCAGAGAATGCTGGGTTGGAAGGTTCAATTGTGCTGGCGAAAGTGCAGGAGGGTGAAGGCAATTACGGTTTCAACGCGGCGACGGATGAGTACGGCGACATGCTCGAAGCAGGAATCGTCGATCCGACAAAAGTTGTCCGTTCAGCACTTCAGAACGCCTCCAGCATTGCTGGCTTGCTCTTAACGACAGAGACACTCGTTACAGAGATTGAAGAGCCACCGGATGCTGCCGCCGCTGCCGACCCGCATGCTGGACATTTCCATTAG
- a CDS encoding type II toxin-antitoxin system HicB family antitoxin, translated as MEYVVIFEKSENSYGASVPDLPGCIAVGGIMKEVKELIAEAIEFHIEGLRENGERVPQPSAKLPLLQSALGVSAAFIEARV; from the coding sequence ATGGAATACGTCGTTATTTTTGAAAAGAGCGAGAACAGTTATGGTGCTTCTGTCCCCGATCTCCCCGGATGCATCGCTGTGGGTGGAATAATGAAAGAAGTTAAAGAATTAATCGCTGAGGCTATCGAATTTCATATTGAAGGGTTAAGGGAAAATGGAGAGAGAGTTCCACAGCCATCAGCAAAGTTACCACTTCTTCAGAGTGCTTTGGGTGTTTCTGCTGCGTTCATTGAAGCACGGGTTTAA
- a CDS encoding type I restriction endonuclease has protein sequence MADANEATMQQYVVLPILRALGWDDANLASMEVLPEYKVENKRADYTLQVKREQNPIVVIECKRWGQSIEKYEGQICFYAYSKDIPLAIITNGKIWRFYLSGWKASSLSDRIFCEIDIENRETAVTDLEKYLLKANVISDEAELNAEIALEEKEKTDFSKPVPIPPKPNPANDITDPKPIEREATVAGEWTIDRIKNSLPEEVKRYYEANYSEDRRNIFYGRVTETQNLIQAKGWILDVKFTTRYCGFMNKKRVVFGVRITYSPPRFFAKVTKEEAGSFSNHYEYRYDSGQKSAFYTIPENVSELLPVLEFAYNKHRGK, from the coding sequence TTGGCAGATGCTAATGAAGCGACCATGCAACAATACGTGGTCTTACCGATTTTAAGGGCTTTAGGGTGGGACGATGCCAATTTAGCGTCTATGGAGGTCCTGCCGGAATATAAAGTTGAAAACAAAAGAGCCGATTACACCTTACAGGTTAAACGCGAACAAAACCCAATTGTTGTCATCGAGTGCAAGCGATGGGGTCAGTCAATCGAAAAATACGAAGGACAAATTTGCTTTTACGCCTATAGCAAAGATATTCCGCTTGCGATAATTACAAACGGCAAAATCTGGCGGTTTTACCTTTCTGGATGGAAAGCTTCAAGTTTGAGTGACAGGATTTTTTGTGAGATTGATATTGAGAATCGGGAGACTGCTGTTACCGATTTGGAGAAATATCTCTTGAAGGCAAATGTAATATCAGATGAAGCAGAACTGAACGCTGAGATAGCATTGGAAGAAAAAGAGAAAACTGATTTTTCCAAGCCTGTCCCGATTCCTCCTAAACCTAACCCTGCTAATGACATAACTGATCCGAAACCGATAGAACGAGAGGCAACTGTTGCTGGAGAATGGACGATAGATCGGATTAAAAATTCTCTACCTGAAGAAGTAAAGCGATACTACGAAGCAAACTATTCTGAAGACAGGCGCAATATATTTTACGGAAGGGTTACAGAAACACAGAATTTAATTCAAGCAAAAGGATGGATATTGGATGTAAAATTCACGACAAGATATTGTGGTTTTATGAATAAAAAACGGGTGGTTTTTGGTGTCAGAATTACTTATTCCCCTCCCAGATTCTTTGCCAAAGTAACCAAAGAAGAGGCCGGCAGTTTTTCAAATCACTATGAATACAGATATGATTCCGGACAGAAAAGTGCCTTTTATACTATTCCTGAAAATGTATCCGAACTTCTCCCTGTGCTTGAATTTGCCTATAATAAACATCGCGGGAAGTAA